The following proteins come from a genomic window of Aquimarina sp. MAR_2010_214:
- a CDS encoding TolC family protein: MMGLDIFNKETFIKSEISKIFRGVVLYFSLFIFHLKKVVIFSFSLFIFHLTHAQQLESYIQEGWDNNSNIQSFELRYVVAKEKIEEVNTIPNTQLSVGYFVSEPETRTGAQRAKFSIQQKLPWFGAITARENYSTAMAETEYVDIVIVKRKLALSISETYYKLFAIQSKQKILEDNMLLLQTYEKLVLTSVEVGKASAVDVLKLQIRQNELEQYKAVLKESFLAEQIAFNALLNRDSGKDIIVPDEINMPLEDPITNTESLQLNPELLKYDKIYESIKQSELLNRKEKSPQIGFGLDYIPVSERNDVAIHDNGKDIIMPMVSFSIPIFNKRHDSRTRQNELRQQEITAQKEERLNTMETILGKAVSYRNTARIKYNTQKKNLKQAKNAEEILIKSYETGTIDFNDVLDIQELQLKFQLNQIESIQLYYTQAAMINYLTN, from the coding sequence ATGATGGGACTAGATATATTTAATAAGGAAACTTTCATTAAGTCAGAAATCTCGAAAATCTTTCGAGGTGTAGTTCTTTATTTTTCACTTTTCATTTTTCATTTAAAAAAAGTTGTCATTTTTAGTTTTTCACTTTTCATTTTTCATTTAACACATGCTCAACAACTTGAATCATATATTCAGGAGGGGTGGGATAACAACTCTAATATTCAGTCTTTTGAGTTGCGTTATGTAGTTGCAAAAGAGAAAATAGAAGAAGTAAATACGATACCTAATACACAGTTGAGTGTAGGGTACTTTGTAAGTGAACCCGAGACACGTACAGGTGCACAACGTGCAAAATTTTCTATCCAACAAAAGTTACCATGGTTTGGAGCAATTACAGCAAGAGAGAATTATTCTACGGCTATGGCAGAGACAGAATATGTAGACATTGTAATTGTGAAAAGAAAATTAGCGCTTTCGATTTCTGAAACATATTATAAATTGTTTGCAATACAAAGCAAACAAAAAATACTTGAAGATAATATGCTACTATTACAGACTTATGAGAAGCTGGTACTAACATCTGTAGAAGTAGGTAAAGCCTCTGCAGTTGATGTATTAAAACTGCAAATTCGCCAAAATGAATTAGAACAATATAAAGCAGTACTCAAAGAAAGTTTTTTGGCAGAGCAAATAGCTTTTAATGCCTTACTCAATCGAGATTCGGGTAAGGATATAATTGTTCCTGATGAAATAAATATGCCACTAGAAGATCCTATTACAAATACTGAAAGTTTACAACTTAACCCAGAACTACTTAAATACGATAAGATATATGAAAGCATAAAACAATCAGAATTACTTAATCGAAAAGAAAAGTCTCCACAAATTGGATTTGGACTTGACTATATACCAGTATCAGAGAGAAATGATGTGGCTATACATGATAATGGTAAAGATATTATAATGCCTATGGTATCTTTTTCTATCCCTATATTTAATAAGCGTCATGATTCTCGAACTCGTCAAAATGAATTACGCCAACAAGAAATTACAGCACAAAAAGAAGAACGACTAAATACTATGGAAACGATTTTGGGGAAAGCTGTTTCTTATAGAAATACAGCAAGAATCAAATACAATACTCAGAAAAAAAATTTAAAACAAGCCAAAAATGCAGAAGAAATACTGATAAAAAGTTATGAAACAGGAACTATAGATTTTAACGATGTATTAGATATTCAGGAACTACAACTTAAATTTCAGCTAAATCAAATAGAGAGTATACAATTATACTATACACAAGCTGCGATGATCAATTATTTAACAAATTAA
- a CDS encoding GNAT family N-acetyltransferase, translating into MENYIVKMLSANQSESFFQLIHTNRERLEDFFAGTVACTKTLSDTIDYCREIEQKIKERVYFPYVIIEKSSQEIIGFIDIKNIDWNIPKAELGAFIDSKYEGKGIITNTMSSLIDTIVNEHHFKKLLCRISSRNVRSINVALNSGFELEGTIRCDYKTTKGEIVDLNYYGKVF; encoded by the coding sequence ATGGAAAACTATATAGTTAAAATGTTAAGTGCTAATCAAAGTGAATCGTTTTTTCAATTAATTCATACGAATAGAGAGCGGTTAGAAGATTTCTTTGCAGGAACAGTTGCTTGCACAAAAACATTATCAGATACTATTGATTATTGTAGAGAAATAGAACAAAAAATAAAAGAAAGAGTCTATTTTCCTTATGTTATTATTGAAAAAAGTTCACAAGAAATCATTGGGTTTATAGATATTAAGAATATAGATTGGAATATTCCTAAAGCAGAATTAGGGGCATTTATTGATTCAAAATATGAAGGAAAAGGAATTATAACAAATACGATGTCTTCCTTAATTGATACCATTGTTAATGAGCACCATTTTAAAAAACTACTTTGTAGAATTTCTAGTAGAAATGTAAGAAGTATTAATGTAGCATTAAATAGTGGGTTTGAACTAGAGGGAACTATAAGGTGTGATTATAAGACAACTAAAGGCGAAATAGTTGACTTAAATTATTATGGTAAAGTCTTTTGA
- a CDS encoding AraC family transcriptional regulator: MKKVLIKNMVCNRCKTVLQQEFKNAKIPVETIELGEIVFSNIDTITYEKINEIITRNGFEIIIDEVALIVEQVKSYLISELSNEDMLNENLSDLISKHIHKDYSVISKLFSCNEGLTIEKYFIRLKIEKTKEYIQMGNLSFSEIAHALNYKSGSHLAKQFKAITGMSMSSFKSLQSWDRQPLDKIV; encoded by the coding sequence ATGAAAAAAGTTTTAATCAAAAACATGGTCTGCAACCGATGTAAAACTGTACTACAACAGGAGTTTAAAAATGCTAAAATCCCTGTTGAGACAATAGAATTGGGAGAGATCGTGTTTAGTAATATTGACACCATTACTTATGAAAAAATAAATGAAATTATTACTCGTAATGGTTTCGAGATCATAATTGATGAAGTAGCTCTTATTGTAGAACAAGTGAAATCCTATTTGATAAGTGAATTGTCAAATGAGGATATGTTAAATGAAAATCTATCTGATCTTATTTCCAAACATATACATAAGGATTATTCTGTGATAAGCAAACTGTTTAGTTGTAATGAGGGCTTGACTATAGAAAAATATTTCATTCGCCTTAAAATTGAAAAAACGAAGGAATATATTCAAATGGGAAACTTAAGTTTTTCTGAAATAGCACATGCATTGAATTATAAAAGTGGAAGTCATCTGGCAAAACAATTTAAAGCAATTACTGGGATGTCTATGAGTAGTTTTAAGAGCCTACAATCATGGGATCGCCAACCTCTAGACAAAATTGTATAA
- a CDS encoding heavy metal translocating P-type ATPase gives MKHTYKISGMTCNGCRGHVEHILDTMDGVTSASVDLEKAEAIIETEEHISLAVFKETLAQEGGRYSIYLPGTQDQDDKPKQVKPKGKGTGVFYCPMHCEGDKTYNALQDCPVCGMDLVEEITLHTIAVEQYACPMHPEVIKDAPGSCSICGMDLIVVQPDLSEEEKNYKKLLKKFWIAVLFTIPIFIIAMSDMFSSNPLNDILELKYRNWIQFGLSVPVVFYATWMFFERAFRSIKIWNLNMFTLIGIGAGTAWLFSVLAMLFPSFFPDQFKTESGTVHVYFEATTVILTLVLLGQVLESRAHSKTNTAVKELLKLAPNKAIRVVEGKEEDISIDQIELNDILRVKPGDKIPVDGSIFQGQTSVDESMITGEPIPVDKIEGDQVSSGTINGNHSFLLKAEKVGAETLLSKIIQMVNDASRSRAPIQKLADSVSGYFVPIVVIIALITFVIWAVYGPEPAYVYAFVNAIAVLIIACPCALGLATPMSVMVGVGKGAQNGVLIKKAEALETMNKVDILIVDKTGTITEGKPTVESVEVFGNRFSKEEILQYIISLNNLSEHPLAQATLKYGKEQHIELLDVSKFKAVTGKGVEGNIANMKVILGNAKMLEYANVPISAELKKQAESYQKKGKTVSFLSINQDVTGYVVIGDKIKETSREAIKQLQDSGIDVIMLTGDNYNTAYAVANELNLANFKAEMLPEDKLSEVEKLQNNGKVVAMAGDGINDAPALAKSDVGIAMGTGTDVAIESATITLVKGDLQGIVKAKKLSDKVMKNIKQNLFFALIYNTLGVPIAAGVLFPFFGILLSPMIAALAMSFSSVSVITNALRLKTIHIN, from the coding sequence ATGAAACATACATATAAAATATCTGGGATGACTTGTAATGGCTGTCGTGGCCATGTAGAGCACATACTTGATACTATGGATGGGGTGACCAGTGCGTCTGTTGATCTGGAGAAAGCAGAAGCAATTATTGAGACAGAAGAGCATATTTCTTTAGCTGTTTTTAAAGAGACATTAGCACAAGAAGGTGGGCGTTACAGCATTTATCTTCCGGGGACACAAGATCAGGATGATAAACCCAAACAGGTCAAACCTAAAGGAAAAGGTACAGGAGTTTTTTATTGTCCTATGCATTGCGAAGGAGACAAAACATACAATGCGTTACAGGATTGTCCGGTATGTGGGATGGATTTAGTTGAAGAGATAACGTTACATACAATTGCTGTAGAACAGTATGCCTGTCCAATGCATCCAGAAGTAATTAAAGATGCCCCAGGATCCTGTTCTATTTGTGGTATGGATCTAATAGTAGTACAACCAGATCTTTCTGAAGAAGAGAAGAATTATAAAAAATTACTGAAGAAATTCTGGATAGCTGTACTATTTACTATTCCTATTTTTATAATAGCGATGTCAGATATGTTTTCGAGTAATCCTCTTAATGATATTTTGGAATTAAAATATAGAAATTGGATTCAGTTTGGACTTTCTGTTCCTGTAGTGTTTTATGCTACCTGGATGTTTTTTGAGCGTGCTTTTCGTTCTATAAAAATCTGGAACCTCAATATGTTTACTCTTATAGGTATTGGTGCGGGTACTGCATGGTTATTTAGTGTTTTAGCAATGCTTTTTCCAAGTTTTTTCCCAGATCAGTTTAAAACAGAATCAGGAACAGTACATGTGTATTTTGAAGCAACTACCGTTATCTTAACACTTGTACTTTTGGGTCAGGTATTAGAATCACGTGCACATAGCAAAACAAACACTGCAGTTAAGGAGCTATTGAAACTAGCTCCTAATAAAGCAATACGTGTTGTAGAAGGGAAAGAAGAAGATATTTCTATTGATCAGATAGAATTGAATGATATACTACGAGTAAAACCAGGAGATAAAATTCCTGTAGATGGATCTATCTTTCAAGGGCAAACATCTGTAGACGAATCAATGATCACAGGTGAACCAATACCGGTAGATAAGATAGAAGGAGATCAGGTGAGTAGTGGAACCATTAATGGAAATCATTCCTTCTTATTGAAAGCAGAAAAGGTGGGAGCTGAAACACTGTTATCAAAAATTATCCAAATGGTAAATGATGCAAGTCGTAGTCGCGCACCTATCCAAAAACTAGCAGATAGTGTTTCTGGATATTTTGTGCCTATAGTGGTTATCATAGCCCTAATCACATTTGTCATTTGGGCAGTTTATGGTCCCGAACCTGCTTATGTTTATGCATTTGTAAATGCAATTGCTGTACTTATAATTGCCTGTCCATGTGCTTTGGGACTGGCTACACCAATGTCTGTAATGGTTGGAGTTGGTAAGGGAGCTCAAAATGGTGTACTGATTAAAAAAGCAGAAGCACTCGAAACAATGAACAAAGTGGATATTCTTATTGTGGATAAGACAGGAACCATAACTGAAGGGAAACCAACTGTTGAAAGCGTTGAAGTTTTTGGAAATCGATTTAGCAAAGAAGAAATCCTTCAATATATCATTTCTCTTAATAATTTAAGTGAACATCCATTGGCTCAAGCAACACTAAAATATGGAAAAGAACAGCATATTGAATTATTAGATGTAAGTAAATTTAAAGCTGTAACAGGGAAAGGAGTAGAAGGAAACATCGCTAATATGAAAGTGATATTGGGTAATGCGAAAATGTTGGAATATGCCAATGTACCTATTTCAGCTGAACTTAAAAAACAAGCCGAATCTTATCAGAAAAAAGGGAAAACAGTTTCTTTTTTATCTATAAATCAGGATGTTACAGGTTATGTAGTGATAGGAGACAAAATCAAAGAAACTAGTCGTGAAGCTATTAAGCAGTTACAGGATAGTGGAATTGATGTTATCATGCTTACTGGAGATAATTATAATACTGCCTATGCAGTAGCTAATGAGCTTAATCTTGCAAATTTTAAAGCAGAGATGCTGCCCGAGGATAAACTTAGTGAGGTTGAAAAATTACAAAATAACGGTAAAGTGGTTGCTATGGCTGGAGATGGTATTAATGATGCTCCTGCTCTTGCAAAAAGTGATGTTGGTATTGCGATGGGTACAGGTACCGATGTAGCCATAGAAAGTGCAACTATTACTTTGGTAAAAGGAGATTTACAAGGTATTGTAAAAGCAAAAAAACTAAGTGATAAAGTAATGAAGAATATCAAGCAAAATCTTTTCTTCGCACTTATTTATAACACGCTAGGGGTGCCGATAGCTGCGGGAGTACTTTTTCCTTTTTTCGGAATCCTATTATCTCCTATGATAGCAGCTCTGGCTATGAGTTTTAGTTCTGTATCAGTAATAACTAATGCTTTACGATTAAAAACAATACATATCAACTAG
- a CDS encoding four helix bundle protein, whose amino-acid sequence MSKNILKEKSYAFAIEIVKLAQVLVSDKKEYVISKQLLRSGTAIGALIREAEFAQSKKDFISKMSISLKEANETLYWIDLIKDTGYIDITIHMQLSSDSKELVAMLVSSIKTTKSRL is encoded by the coding sequence ATGAGTAAAAATATATTAAAAGAGAAGAGTTATGCATTTGCAATAGAAATTGTAAAATTGGCTCAGGTTCTCGTTTCTGATAAAAAAGAATATGTAATTAGTAAGCAACTCTTACGAAGCGGAACTGCTATTGGAGCATTAATAAGAGAAGCAGAATTTGCACAAAGCAAAAAAGATTTTATTAGTAAAATGAGTATCTCATTAAAAGAAGCGAATGAGACTTTATATTGGATAGATTTAATTAAAGACACCGGATATATTGATATAACTATACATATGCAATTATCTTCTGACAGTAAAGAATTAGTGGCAATGCTTGTTAGTAGTATCAAAACAACTAAATCAAGGTTATGA
- a CDS encoding Crp/Fnr family transcriptional regulator, translating into MKAIQELKNNLKQKGILAKSRVLDKDEYLDTFSGINTNLYFITKGSLRVFFTNDNEEHILYFGYKGSLITTIDSFFSTKVSQLKIQALKKTEVNFISKNEFMEFITSNPENLDLWQAIQGELIHLQAEREIDLLISSPVKRYQRVLKRRPQLFQEIPHKYIASYLRMAPETLSRIKKS; encoded by the coding sequence ATGAAAGCCATTCAAGAGCTAAAAAATAATCTGAAGCAAAAAGGGATTCTTGCAAAAAGCAGAGTTTTAGACAAGGATGAATATTTAGATACTTTTAGTGGTATCAATACAAACCTATATTTTATAACAAAAGGTAGTTTACGAGTATTTTTTACTAATGATAATGAAGAGCATATCCTATATTTTGGTTATAAAGGATCATTAATAACTACAATAGACTCATTTTTTTCTACTAAAGTTTCACAATTGAAAATTCAAGCTTTAAAGAAAACAGAAGTTAATTTCATTTCTAAAAATGAGTTTATGGAATTTATAACCAGTAATCCAGAAAATTTAGATTTATGGCAGGCCATTCAGGGAGAACTTATTCATTTGCAAGCTGAAAGAGAAATAGATCTTTTGATTTCCTCTCCAGTTAAACGATACCAAAGGGTTTTAAAAAGAAGGCCTCAGTTATTTCAGGAAATCCCACATAAATATATAGCCTCATACTTACGGATGGCTCCTGAAACCTTATCAAGAATTAAGAAATCTTGA
- a CDS encoding PepSY domain-containing protein yields MVKRQTATKIRKAHRYLGLFLGIQFLLWTVSGLYFSWTDIDDIHGDQFRNENIDVLSFNDLIKPSQIETKESIQSLELKEIAGQPYYWVNDKQLFDATTGAIKSEITTSEALKIAEKNMHPELKAESIEKISEVGNHHEYRGRPLPAYVVSYEHSQNVKAYISVKDGSFQRVRHRSWRWFDFLWMTHTMDYEGRDDFNTIILRAFSLLGLITVLSGFTLWFISSPTIRKIKK; encoded by the coding sequence ATGGTTAAAAGGCAAACAGCAACAAAAATTAGAAAAGCACATAGGTATTTAGGCCTCTTTTTAGGAATCCAGTTTCTACTATGGACGGTTAGTGGCTTATATTTTAGCTGGACAGATATTGACGATATTCATGGAGATCAATTTAGAAATGAAAATATTGATGTTTTATCCTTTAATGATTTGATAAAACCTTCTCAAATAGAAACAAAGGAGTCCATTCAATCACTAGAACTTAAAGAAATAGCCGGACAACCGTATTACTGGGTAAATGACAAGCAACTTTTTGATGCAACTACAGGAGCCATAAAATCAGAAATAACTACTTCTGAAGCTTTGAAAATTGCAGAAAAAAATATGCATCCAGAACTAAAAGCAGAAAGTATTGAAAAAATAAGTGAAGTTGGTAATCATCATGAATATAGAGGAAGACCGCTACCTGCTTATGTTGTTTCATATGAGCACTCTCAAAATGTAAAAGCATATATCTCGGTAAAAGATGGAAGTTTTCAAAGAGTGAGACACCGATCGTGGCGCTGGTTTGATTTCCTTTGGATGACTCATACAATGGATTATGAAGGAAGAGATGATTTTAATACAATTATTCTAAGGGCTTTTTCTCTATTAGGATTAATAACTGTGCTAAGTGGGTTCACTTTATGGTTTATATCCTCACCGACAATTAGAAAAATAAAAAAATAA
- a CDS encoding DUF3347 domain-containing protein, giving the protein MRNLKIYDIRVIIVAILGLTILSCKENKTSKTDEKQEHSEMGHNNDHSSHEEEQTKEVQFKNVETAEAFQHYIHIKTALVNTDANEAKAGAKMLAKVTENTALKTAVEAITNTDDIEEQRKAFIEITVQMETVLKGALSSGEVYKQYCPMAFDNTGGYWLSKEKEIRNPYFGDRMLKCGNVAETIR; this is encoded by the coding sequence ATGAGAAACTTAAAAATTTATGATATAAGAGTAATTATAGTAGCAATACTAGGATTAACAATACTATCTTGCAAAGAGAATAAAACATCTAAAACAGATGAAAAACAAGAACATTCTGAAATGGGTCATAATAATGATCATAGTAGTCATGAAGAAGAGCAAACAAAGGAAGTTCAGTTTAAAAATGTAGAGACAGCAGAAGCTTTTCAGCATTATATCCATATCAAAACAGCTTTAGTAAACACAGATGCTAATGAAGCTAAAGCAGGAGCCAAAATGCTTGCCAAAGTAACAGAAAACACAGCTCTAAAAACGGCGGTTGAGGCAATAACTAACACAGATGATATCGAGGAGCAAAGAAAAGCGTTCATAGAAATTACTGTACAAATGGAAACTGTACTTAAAGGAGCATTGTCATCTGGAGAAGTTTATAAGCAATATTGTCCAATGGCATTTGATAATACAGGCGGATATTGGTTATCTAAAGAAAAAGAAATTAGGAACCCATATTTTGGGGATCGCATGCTAAAATGTGGTAATGTTGCCGAAACTATTCGATAA
- a CDS encoding efflux RND transporter permease subunit, with product MLNKSIKFLIENKLVAVLMIVLFVGWGVINAPFGWQTGILPSDPVAVDAIPDIGENQQIVFTKWQGRSPQDIENQITYPLTTSLLGVPGVKTIRSSSMFGFSSIYVIFEEDVEFYWSRSRILEKLNSLPSGLLPKGVNPSLGPDATGLGQIFWYTLEGRDENGNVIGGWDLQELRSVQDYYVKYALSSAGGVSEVASVGGYVQEYQVDVNPELMRQYNISLQHVVNAVKQSNRDIGAQTLEINQAEYLVRGLGYIKSIADIENAVVTSEEYTSIRIKDIASVSLGPEARRGILDKEGAEVVGGVVVARYGANPLEVINNVKDKITELSTGLPSKQLKDGRTSQLTIVPFYDRTELIHETIGTLNEALTLEILITFLVVIIMVFNLRASILISGLLPVAILMVFIAMKLFGVDANIVALSGIAIAIGTMVDMGVILSENIIRHLDDNKNHLPVNTVVYNATAEISGAILTAVLTTIISFIPVFTMIGAEGKLFRPLAFTKTMALTASIVVALFFIPPFAAFLFKKKNIKTSISYVINSILIVLGCIVVFNGMWLGVILIAFAITAILNLRGIVSRDHTNLINISIAVVTIVFLLSEYWRPMGADKSMLVNLIFVGIICFVLLGSFTLFRKYYTRILQWALNNKLLFLSLPAIIVVFGFLIMKNIGKEFMPSLNEGSFLLMPTTLSHAGVAENKRILQQLDMAVASIPEIKTVVGKAGRTESSLDPAPLSMYENIILYKPEYMLNKNGKRQRYKINDDGLFIGKDGKLIYNENYDVDSGMISNASKKKYFSINRESLIPDNNGEFYRNWRPEVKSPNDIWTQIIKVTKLPGVTSAPKLQPIETRLIMLQTGMRAPMGIKVKGQDLKQIEAFGIQLEEILKEVDGVKDEAVFADRIVGKPYLLLDIDREQLVRYGVSVEQVQQILEVAIGGISLTQTVEGRERYGVRVRYPRELRANPTDLETIYVPLEKGSSIPLSELVNIRYEQGPQVIKSEDTFLVGYVLFDKNDGFAEVNVVKNAQDLIRAKIDNNELIVPKGITYQFTGAYENQLRAEKTLSIVVPLALLIIFLILYFQFRSITTSLIVFTGIAVAFSGGFLMIWLYGQDWFLNINFFDKNLRDLFQVHTINLSVAVWVGFIALFGIATDDGVVMATYLKQTFDKNEPKSLNDIRTSVIEAGEKRIRPCLMTTATTILALLPILTSTGRGSDIMIPMAIPSFGGMGIALITLFVVPVLFGWKAEIEMKNVKCKM from the coding sequence ATGCTAAATAAAAGCATCAAATTTCTTATCGAGAATAAATTGGTTGCGGTCCTTATGATAGTTCTTTTTGTAGGATGGGGCGTTATAAATGCGCCATTTGGTTGGCAAACAGGAATATTACCTAGTGACCCTGTGGCAGTCGATGCCATACCAGATATTGGTGAAAACCAACAAATAGTGTTTACAAAATGGCAAGGACGATCACCACAAGATATCGAGAATCAGATTACGTACCCTTTAACCACATCACTTTTAGGAGTGCCTGGAGTAAAAACCATTCGTAGTTCTTCAATGTTCGGATTTTCTAGTATTTATGTCATTTTTGAAGAAGATGTAGAATTCTATTGGAGTAGGAGTCGTATTCTGGAGAAACTAAATTCATTACCATCGGGGTTATTACCAAAAGGAGTAAACCCCAGTTTGGGGCCAGATGCAACTGGATTAGGTCAGATTTTTTGGTATACCCTAGAAGGGCGAGACGAAAACGGAAATGTAATTGGTGGTTGGGATTTGCAAGAACTAAGAAGTGTTCAGGATTACTATGTGAAATATGCGTTATCATCTGCGGGCGGAGTATCAGAGGTAGCCTCTGTCGGAGGATATGTACAAGAATATCAGGTAGATGTAAATCCAGAGCTAATGCGCCAGTATAATATTAGTTTACAGCATGTTGTTAATGCTGTAAAGCAATCAAATAGAGATATCGGCGCACAGACGTTAGAAATTAACCAGGCAGAATATCTTGTTCGCGGTCTGGGGTATATAAAATCTATTGCAGATATAGAAAATGCTGTAGTGACCTCAGAAGAGTATACTTCAATACGTATTAAAGATATTGCCAGTGTTAGTTTAGGACCAGAAGCCAGAAGAGGTATCTTGGATAAGGAAGGTGCAGAAGTAGTAGGGGGTGTGGTCGTAGCACGCTATGGCGCAAACCCGTTAGAAGTTATCAATAATGTAAAAGACAAAATTACCGAACTCAGTACCGGGTTACCATCCAAACAATTAAAAGATGGTCGTACCTCACAATTAACCATAGTTCCTTTTTATGATCGAACCGAACTTATTCATGAAACAATAGGTACACTTAACGAGGCTCTTACCTTAGAAATTTTGATAACCTTTCTTGTTGTCATTATTATGGTATTTAATCTCAGAGCTTCAATCCTTATTTCGGGACTTTTACCCGTAGCCATTTTGATGGTTTTTATAGCTATGAAATTGTTTGGAGTCGATGCTAATATTGTTGCTTTATCTGGTATTGCTATTGCTATCGGTACGATGGTAGATATGGGAGTGATACTTTCAGAAAATATTATAAGGCATCTGGATGATAATAAAAATCATTTACCAGTGAATACTGTAGTATATAATGCTACTGCAGAAATTTCTGGAGCAATATTAACAGCAGTACTAACTACCATAATCAGTTTTATACCTGTATTTACAATGATAGGTGCAGAAGGAAAATTGTTTAGACCATTAGCATTTACCAAAACAATGGCACTTACAGCATCAATCGTAGTAGCCCTATTTTTTATTCCTCCATTTGCTGCTTTTCTATTCAAAAAGAAAAATATCAAAACTTCAATAAGCTATGTGATCAATAGTATTTTAATTGTATTAGGATGTATAGTAGTTTTTAATGGTATGTGGTTAGGTGTAATTTTGATAGCTTTTGCAATAACGGCTATCCTTAACTTAAGAGGTATAGTTTCTAGAGACCATACTAATTTGATCAATATTAGTATCGCAGTAGTAACAATAGTTTTCTTGTTATCAGAATATTGGAGACCAATGGGAGCAGATAAAAGCATGCTCGTGAACCTCATTTTTGTAGGGATTATTTGCTTTGTACTGCTAGGTAGTTTTACGCTCTTTAGAAAATATTACACCAGAATATTACAATGGGCATTGAACAATAAGCTACTATTTTTATCTCTACCTGCTATTATTGTTGTTTTTGGTTTTTTAATCATGAAAAACATTGGAAAAGAATTTATGCCTTCATTAAATGAGGGATCTTTTCTATTGATGCCGACCACATTGTCACATGCAGGAGTGGCAGAAAATAAAAGAATATTACAGCAATTGGATATGGCAGTAGCAAGTATTCCAGAAATTAAAACCGTCGTTGGTAAAGCCGGTAGAACAGAATCTTCACTTGATCCCGCTCCATTATCAATGTATGAGAATATCATTTTATATAAGCCAGAGTATATGCTTAATAAAAATGGGAAAAGACAACGATATAAGATTAATGATGATGGCTTATTTATAGGTAAAGATGGAAAGCTGATTTATAATGAAAACTATGATGTTGACTCTGGTATGATTAGTAATGCATCAAAAAAGAAATATTTCTCTATTAATAGAGAAAGCCTTATTCCTGATAATAATGGCGAATTCTACCGTAACTGGAGACCAGAAGTTAAGAGTCCAAACGATATTTGGACTCAAATCATAAAAGTGACAAAATTACCAGGAGTAACTTCGGCACCAAAATTACAACCGATAGAAACTCGATTGATAATGTTACAAACGGGAATGCGGGCCCCAATGGGGATTAAAGTAAAAGGACAGGATTTAAAACAAATTGAAGCTTTTGGAATCCAATTAGAAGAGATACTAAAAGAAGTAGATGGAGTAAAAGATGAAGCTGTTTTTGCAGACCGTATTGTTGGAAAACCTTATTTACTTTTAGATATTGATAGAGAACAATTGGTACGTTATGGAGTATCAGTTGAACAGGTTCAGCAAATTCTCGAAGTAGCAATAGGAGGAATCTCCCTTACACAAACGGTGGAAGGCAGAGAACGTTATGGAGTTCGAGTACGCTACCCAAGAGAACTTCGGGCTAACCCGACCGATCTCGAAACGATCTATGTTCCCTTAGAAAAAGGAAGTTCGATACCGCTAAGTGAATTGGTAAATATTCGTTATGAACAAGGGCCGCAAGTGATAAAAAGTGAAGATACATTTCTAGTAGGCTATGTCTTATTTGATAAAAATGATGGTTTTGCAGAGGTAAATGTAGTTAAGAATGCTCAAGACCTGATAAGAGCTAAGATTGATAATAATGAACTGATTGTTCCAAAAGGAATTACCTATCAATTTACGGGTGCTTATGAAAATCAATTAAGAGCAGAAAAAACATTATCGATTGTGGTACCTTTAGCTTTGCTCATTATCTTTTTGATTCTCTATTTTCAGTTTCGCTCAATTACTACTTCGCTAATAGTATTTACTGGTATTGCAGTAGCTTTTTCTGGTGGATTTTTAATGATTTGGTTATATGGTCAAGATTGGTTTTTAAATATTAACTTCTTTGATAAAAACTTGCGAGATCTGTTTCAGGTTCACACCATCAATCTAAGTGTTGCAGTGTGGGTTGGCTTCATAGCACTTTTTGGTATTGCCACAGATGATGGAGTAGTAATGGCGACTTATCTTAAACAAACTTTTGATAAAAATGAACCGAAATCCCTTAATGATATTAGAACATCCGTGATCGAAGCAGGAGAGAAGAGAATTCGTCCTTGCCTAATGACCACTGCAACTACAATTCTTGCATTATTACCAATATTAACATCTACCGGTCGTGGGAGTGATATCATGATACCCATGGCAATTCCTTCATTTGGCGGAATGGGGATTGCTCTTATAACACTGTTTGTTGTACCGGTATTATTTGGTTGGAAAGCAGAAATAGAAATGAAAAATGTAAAATGTAAAATGTAA